The following proteins are encoded in a genomic region of Neomonachus schauinslandi chromosome 7, ASM220157v2, whole genome shotgun sequence:
- the CD180 gene encoding LOW QUALITY PROTEIN: CD180 antigen (The sequence of the model RefSeq protein was modified relative to this genomic sequence to represent the inferred CDS: deleted 1 base in 1 codon), with translation MAPGTSCFLLAVMLSAGCKAITSSERMCTEKEANNTYNCENLGLTEVPNMLPNTTEFLEFGFNFLPTLENTTFSRLIDLIFLDLTRCQINWVHEDTFQNQHQLNTIVLTGNPLIFMAETSLNGPKSLKHLFLIQTGIANLEFIPMHNLENLESLHLGSNHISSIKFPENFPTQNLKVLDFQNNAIHYLSSEDMRVLEQATNLSLNFNGNDIKGIEPGAFHSNIFQSLKFGGTLNLSVVLKGLQNSTTQSLWLGSYDDTDDQDLTSAMFDGLCEISVESINLQKHYISDISSATFRCFTQLQELDLTANHLNELPSGIEGMKALKKLVLNVNHFDQLCQINAASFPSLTDLSVKGNIRKLDLGAGCLEKLENLQKLDLSHSDIEASDCCNLQLKNLALLQYLNLSYNEPLGLQSQAFKECPRLEGLDLAFTHLYIKGPQSPFQNLYHLQVLNLSHCLLDTSNQHLLTGLVGLRHLNLQGNHFQDRSISKTNLLQTLSSLEILILSSCDLLSIDKQAFQSLRKLSHVDLSYNSLTGNSIDALSHLQGIYLNMAANDIHIVPSHLLPTLSQQSTINLSHNPLDCTCSNIHFITWYKENLQKFEGSEDTKCATPPSLRGVKLSDVKLSCGITAMGIFFLVVFLFLVASLLIFLVKFLLRWKYQHI, from the exons ATGGCTCCCGGTACCAGCTGCTTCCTGTTGGCGGTGATGCTTTCTGCAGGTTGTAAAGCCATCACCTCCTCGGAGCGGATGTGCACTGAG AAAGAAGCCAACAACACATATAACTGTGAAAATTTAGGTCTCACAGAAGTTCCCAACATGCTACCAAATACAACAGAATTTTTggaatttggttttaatttcttgcCTACACTTGAAAATACAACTTTCAGCAGACTCATAGATCTTATCTTCTTGGACTTAACCAG GTGCCAGATCAACTGGGTACATGAAGACACTTTTCAAAACCAGCATCAACTGAACACAATTGTGTTGACTGGAAATCCCCTGATATTCATGGCAGAAACATCTCTTAATGGCCCCAAGTCGCTGAAGCATCTTTTCTTAATCCAAACAGGAATAGCCAATCTTGAGTTTATCCCAATGCACAACCTGGAAAACTTGGAAAGCTTGCATCTAGGAAGCAACCATATTTCCTCCATTAAGTTCCCAGAAAACTTCCCAACCCAGAATCTGAAAGTTCTGGATTTTCAGAATAATGCTATACACTACCTCTCTAGTGAAGACATGCGTGTTCTGGAGCAGGCCACCAACCTAAGCCTTAATTTCAATGGCAATGACATTAAAGGCATCGAGCCTGGAGCTTTCCATTCAAACATCTTCCAAAGTTTGAAATTTGGAGGGACTCTTAACTTGTCTGTTGTATTAAAAGGTCTACAGAACTCTACTACTCAGTCTCTCTGGCTGGGGTCATATGACGACACTGATGACCAAGACCTTACGTCAGCCATGTTTGATGGACTTTGTGAAATATCTGTTGAAAGCATCAATCTACAGAAGCACTATATCTCTGATATCTCATCTGCCACATTTCGGTGCTTCACTCAACTCCAGGAATTGGATCTGACGGCAAATCACTTAAATGAGTTACCCTCTGGGATTGAGGGGATGAAGGCTCTCAAGAAATTAGTTCTCAATGTAAATCATTTTGACCAATTGTGTCAAATCAATGCTGCCAGTTTTCCATCCCTTACAGACCTCTCTGTCAAAGGCAACATAAGGAAACTTGACCTCGGTGCTGGGTGTTtggaaaaactagaaaatcttcagaaacttGATTTAAGCCACAGTGATATAGAGGCTTCTGACTGCTGCAATCTTCAGCTCAAAAACCTGGCCCTCTTACAATACCTAAACCTGAGCTACAATGAGCCTCTTGGTCTCCAGAGTCAGGCGTTCAAAGAATGTCCTCGGCTAGAAGGTCTAGATTTGGCATTTACCCACTTGTACATTAAGGGTCCACAAAGTCCTTTCCAAAACCTGTATCACCTACAGGTTCTGAATCTTTCTCACTGTCTCCTGGATACTAGCAATCAGCACCTTCTAACAGGCCTGGTGGGTCTCCGCCATCTAAATTTACAGGGGAATCACTTTCAAGATAGGAGTATCTCAAAGACCAACCTACTTCAGACCTTGAGCAGCTTGGAGATTCTTATTTTATCCTCCTGTGACCTCCTCTCCATAGACAAGCAAGCATTCCAGAGCCTTAGGAAATTGAGTCATGTTGACTTAAGCTACAACAGCCTGACGGGCAATAGCATTGATGCTCTTAGTCATCTTCAGGGAATCTACCTCAATATGGCCGCCAATGACATCCACATCGTCCCATCTCATCTCCTCCCCACCTTGTCCCAGCAGAGCACCATTAATTTAAGTCACAATCCCCTGGACTGCACTTGTTcgaatattcattttataacatgGTACAAAGAAAACCTGCAGAAATTTGAGGGCTCAGAGGACACCAAGTGTGCGACC CCCCCATCTTTAAGAGGAGTTAAGCTGTCTGATGTCAAACTGTCTTGTGGGATTACAGCCAtgggcattttctttcttgtagtatttttattcttgGTTGCCAGTCTGCtcatttttttagttaaattccTTCTGAGGTGGAAATACCAACACATTTAA